The following are from one region of the Halolamina litorea genome:
- a CDS encoding LUD domain-containing protein has product MSADNESRAERIRRLLDTEGPTVKQNAQGFNEGRYAAMADVDGEKLRSEARRIKEDAIERLPELIETARESVEENGGSVYLADDAADANDYLAEVCADADSVVKSKSMTTEELDVNEGLEAAGVDVTETDLGEFVLQVADEAPSHLIAPGFHKSTDEIAELFNARFDPAEPLETPEQLTTFARDHLGDRIRSADVGMTGANFVLAESGTLALVTNEGNARKCAVTPDTHVAVAGVEKLIPSVDELGPMVELLARSATGQEISQYLSLLTPPTDSPTIDFDSTEPIGGGAEDREFHLVLVDNGRFEMRDDEGLRETLYCVRCGACSNSCANFQHVGGHAFGGETYTGGIATGWEAGVEGTDSAAEFNDLCTGCSRCVNACPVKIDIPWINTVVRDRINRGAEPDAVDSLVDGLVPDDEEPGMDLGKRAFGNVGTLAKLGSATAPVSNWLADSAPVRGLLERGLGVDARRGLPEFQRETLQKWDRKRDAAVREPHDDRAVVLFPDVFTNYVDPERGKAAVRVLEALGVPVRVAGVVGSGRAPFSQGMIATAREQAEAVDDALSPHLDAGRDAVFVEPSDLAMVRSEYEKLLPANRAETLAGGSYEVLEYVYGLLENGVDPEPLPRGDGERLTYHAHCQQRTLGLDAHTEAVLGRLGYDVATTEAECCGMAGSFGYKADYYDLSVAVGESLADEVRESDGPEDRRVVASGTSCEEQLTDLLDRSATHPIELLDPER; this is encoded by the coding sequence ATGAGCGCCGACAACGAGAGCCGCGCCGAGCGTATCCGCCGCCTGCTCGACACGGAGGGACCGACGGTCAAACAGAACGCACAGGGGTTCAACGAGGGTCGCTACGCCGCCATGGCCGACGTGGACGGCGAGAAACTGCGGAGCGAGGCCCGCCGGATCAAGGAAGACGCCATCGAGCGCCTCCCCGAACTGATCGAGACCGCCCGCGAATCGGTCGAGGAAAACGGCGGCTCCGTCTACCTCGCCGACGACGCCGCCGACGCGAACGACTACCTCGCCGAGGTCTGTGCCGACGCCGACAGCGTGGTGAAGTCGAAGTCGATGACGACCGAGGAACTCGACGTGAACGAGGGCCTCGAAGCCGCCGGCGTCGACGTGACCGAGACCGACCTCGGGGAGTTCGTCCTGCAGGTCGCCGACGAGGCGCCCTCACACCTGATCGCGCCGGGGTTCCACAAGTCGACCGACGAGATCGCCGAACTGTTCAACGCCCGGTTCGACCCCGCGGAGCCACTGGAGACGCCGGAGCAACTCACCACCTTCGCCCGCGACCACCTCGGCGACCGCATCCGGAGCGCCGACGTGGGGATGACGGGTGCGAACTTCGTGCTGGCCGAGAGCGGCACGCTCGCGCTCGTCACGAACGAGGGCAACGCCCGCAAGTGCGCGGTCACGCCCGACACGCACGTCGCCGTCGCGGGCGTGGAGAAGCTCATCCCTTCGGTCGACGAACTCGGCCCGATGGTCGAACTGCTCGCCCGCAGCGCGACCGGCCAGGAGATCTCTCAGTACCTCTCGCTGCTCACGCCGCCGACGGACTCGCCGACGATCGACTTCGACTCGACCGAGCCGATCGGCGGCGGCGCCGAGGACCGGGAGTTCCACCTCGTGCTCGTCGACAACGGCCGCTTCGAGATGCGCGATGACGAGGGCCTGCGCGAGACGCTCTACTGCGTGCGCTGTGGCGCCTGCAGCAACTCCTGTGCGAACTTCCAGCACGTTGGCGGCCACGCCTTCGGCGGCGAGACATACACCGGCGGCATCGCCACGGGCTGGGAAGCGGGCGTCGAGGGAACCGACAGCGCTGCCGAGTTCAACGACCTCTGTACCGGCTGCTCGCGCTGTGTGAACGCCTGTCCGGTGAAGATCGACATCCCGTGGATCAACACCGTCGTCCGGGACCGGATCAACCGGGGCGCCGAACCCGACGCGGTCGACAGCCTCGTCGACGGCCTCGTCCCGGACGACGAGGAACCCGGCATGGATCTCGGCAAGCGCGCGTTCGGCAACGTCGGAACGCTCGCGAAGCTGGGGAGTGCGACCGCCCCCGTCTCGAACTGGCTCGCTGACAGCGCGCCGGTCCGAGGGCTGCTGGAACGCGGCCTCGGCGTCGACGCCCGCCGGGGGCTCCCGGAGTTCCAGCGCGAAACGCTGCAGAAGTGGGACCGCAAGCGCGATGCCGCCGTCCGTGAACCCCATGACGACCGAGCGGTCGTGCTGTTCCCGGACGTGTTCACCAACTACGTCGATCCCGAGCGCGGGAAGGCGGCGGTCCGCGTGCTCGAAGCGCTCGGGGTCCCGGTTCGCGTCGCCGGCGTCGTCGGCAGCGGCCGCGCGCCGTTCTCGCAGGGGATGATCGCCACCGCCCGCGAGCAGGCCGAGGCCGTCGACGACGCGCTTTCGCCACACCTCGACGCCGGGCGGGACGCCGTCTTCGTCGAACCCTCGGACCTCGCGATGGTTCGCTCGGAGTACGAGAAACTGCTGCCCGCCAACCGCGCCGAGACGCTGGCTGGGGGGAGCTACGAGGTGCTTGAGTACGTCTACGGCCTGCTGGAGAACGGCGTCGACCCCGAGCCACTCCCCCGCGGCGACGGCGAACGGCTCACCTACCACGCCCACTGCCAGCAGCGCACGCTGGGCCTCGACGCCCACACCGAGGCGGTGTTGGGCCGACTGGGCTACGACGTGGCGACGACCGAGGCCGAGTGCTGCGGGATGGCCGGCAGTTTCGGCTACAAGGCCGACTACTACGACCTCAGCGTCGCCGTCGGCGAGTCGCTGGCCGATGAGGTTCGGGAGAGCGATGGCCCGGAAGACCGCCGGGTCGTCGCCAGCGGAACCTCCTGTGAGGAACAACTGACCGACCTGCTCGACCGGTCGGCGACGCACCCGATCGAACTGCTCGACCCCGAGCGGTAG
- a CDS encoding MBL fold metallo-hydrolase, protein MDPINVTADAEQFTANVYLVDGVVTTLVDAGAMPGVVDEIREHVDGVDRVVLTHQHGDHVEQLDAVLDAFGADLFAYDDHPRRTHAIDDGDEVQIGDETHEVVYTPGHADDHVSFVGETALFSGDVVVYNDGAFDDGSFGRTDHAAGDRETLIESLRTVLDRLPDTVTGLYAGHGDPFVADDETVRDVIERALERAERREPKYPEE, encoded by the coding sequence ATGGACCCGATCAACGTCACCGCCGACGCCGAGCAGTTCACCGCCAACGTCTACCTCGTCGACGGCGTGGTCACCACGCTGGTCGACGCCGGGGCAATGCCGGGCGTCGTCGACGAGATCCGCGAGCACGTCGACGGGGTCGACCGTGTCGTCCTGACCCACCAGCACGGCGACCACGTTGAGCAGTTGGACGCCGTCCTCGACGCGTTCGGGGCGGACCTGTTCGCCTACGACGACCACCCGCGCCGGACCCACGCCATCGACGACGGCGACGAGGTCCAGATCGGCGACGAGACCCACGAGGTAGTCTACACGCCGGGCCACGCCGACGATCACGTCTCCTTCGTCGGCGAGACGGCGCTGTTCAGCGGCGACGTGGTGGTGTACAACGACGGCGCGTTCGACGACGGCAGCTTCGGGCGTACCGATCACGCAGCAGGCGACCGCGAGACGCTGATCGAGAGCCTGCGGACGGTTCTGGACCGACTCCCCGATACGGTGACGGGGCTGTACGCGGGCCACGGCGACCCCTTCGTGGCCGACGACGAGACCGTGCGGGACGTGATCGAGCGTGCGCTGGAGCGGGCCGAGCGCCGCGAGCCGAAGTACCCCGAGGAGTGA
- a CDS encoding 50S ribosomal protein L40e — protein MAKFDKAADRILNKQICMRCNARNPPRAEECRKCGYGKLRPKAKEPRSA, from the coding sequence ATGGCCAAGTTCGACAAAGCGGCGGACCGCATCCTCAACAAGCAGATCTGTATGCGCTGTAACGCCCGCAACCCCCCGCGCGCCGAGGAGTGCCGCAAGTGCGGCTACGGGAAGCTCCGACCCAAGGCGAAAGAGCCCCGCTCGGCCTAA
- a CDS encoding thioredoxin domain-containing protein: MTVRLKDFYADWCGPCKTQDPILEELEEEYGDVVFEKIDVDQDQETANEYSVRSLPTLVIENDDGVVERFVGVTQRDQLEDALKEAQGQQAA; encoded by the coding sequence ATGACGGTTCGACTCAAAGACTTCTACGCCGACTGGTGTGGCCCGTGTAAGACCCAGGACCCGATCCTCGAGGAGCTCGAGGAGGAGTACGGCGACGTGGTCTTCGAGAAGATCGACGTCGATCAGGACCAGGAGACCGCAAACGAGTACTCCGTCCGCTCGCTCCCGACACTCGTGATCGAGAACGACGACGGCGTCGTCGAGCGCTTCGTCGGGGTCACCCAGCGCGACCAGCTCGAGGACGCGCTCAAGGAAGCCCAGGGCCAGCAGGCCGCCTAA
- a CDS encoding preprotein translocase subunit Sec61beta, translating into MSGSNSGGLMSSAGLVRYFDSEDQNAIRLDPRTVVAAGILFGVLVMVLRAL; encoded by the coding sequence ATGAGCGGCAGTAACAGCGGCGGGCTGATGTCCAGCGCGGGACTGGTCCGCTACTTCGACTCCGAGGACCAGAACGCCATCCGTCTCGACCCCCGAACCGTCGTCGCCGCGGGGATCCTCTTCGGCGTGCTGGTCATGGTCCTGCGGGCCCTCTGA
- the pdxT gene encoding pyridoxal 5'-phosphate synthase glutaminase subunit PdxT — protein sequence MQAGVIAVQGDVSEHAAAIERAARAHGEAADVVEIRQSGTVPECDVLLMPGGESTAISRLLAREGIDEEIKAHVAAGKPVLATCAGLIVASTDAKDERVETLDILDVTVDRNAFGRQKDSFEAPLDVEGLDSPFPAVFIRAPLIDEIGDGTGAANNAGDVEVLARWDDDPVAVRQGPVFGTSFHPELTADSRIHDLAFFDQVEVSAQ from the coding sequence ATGCAAGCAGGCGTCATCGCGGTTCAGGGCGACGTGAGCGAACACGCCGCCGCCATCGAGCGTGCCGCCCGGGCCCACGGCGAGGCGGCCGACGTGGTCGAGATCCGCCAGTCCGGCACCGTCCCAGAGTGTGACGTGCTCCTCATGCCCGGCGGGGAGTCGACGGCCATCTCCCGACTACTCGCCCGTGAGGGCATCGACGAGGAGATCAAGGCCCACGTCGCCGCTGGCAAGCCCGTCCTCGCCACGTGTGCCGGCCTGATCGTCGCCTCGACCGACGCCAAGGACGAGCGCGTCGAGACCCTCGACATCCTCGACGTGACGGTCGACCGCAACGCGTTCGGCCGGCAGAAGGACTCCTTCGAGGCGCCCCTCGACGTCGAGGGGCTCGACTCGCCGTTCCCGGCGGTGTTCATCCGCGCGCCGCTGATCGACGAGATCGGCGACGGCACTGGCGCCGCGAACAACGCCGGCGACGTGGAGGTGCTGGCACGCTGGGACGACGACCCCGTCGCCGTCCGGCAGGGTCCGGTCTTCGGCACGTCGTTCCACCCCGAACTCACCGCCGACTCCCGCATCCACGACCTCGCCTTCTTCGACCAGGTCGAGGTGAGCGCACAGTGA
- the hisE gene encoding phosphoribosyl-ATP diphosphatase, whose translation MDALFETIEARKRDLPEDSYTASLFTHEKGENAVLEKLGEESTELILAAKDDEHEELAAESADFLYHLLVLLSMKGMDPDDLLAELESRF comes from the coding sequence ATCGACGCCCTGTTCGAGACGATCGAGGCCCGCAAGCGCGACCTGCCGGAGGACAGCTACACCGCCTCGCTGTTCACTCACGAGAAGGGCGAGAACGCCGTGCTGGAGAAACTGGGCGAGGAGTCGACCGAACTGATCCTCGCCGCGAAGGACGACGAGCACGAGGAACTCGCCGCCGAGTCGGCGGACTTCCTCTACCACCTGCTCGTGCTGCTCTCGATGAAGGGGATGGATCCCGATGACCTGCTGGCGGAGTTGGAGTCGCGGTTTTAG
- a CDS encoding PAS domain-containing protein: MGITEPTSESKGAIHVLHVDDEPEVVERAAAFLEREDNHITVQSATSPADALETFDGSRIDCVVSGYEMPEQNGIEFLERVRDEYGDVPFILYTAKGSEEVASEAISAGVTDYLQKESTTSQYTVLANRIRNAVEQHRSRRAVEETERKLSELAERSDDILFMFNRDWSELLFINSAYEEVWGGSVERLEEEPKSFIEHVHPDDREEARASMERLANGESSRIEYRVVQPNGEQRWVRGDTQPIVDEAGNVTRIVGQVRDVTEQKGRELHLETIINNLPGYVYRHEYAPEYPLEFVKGDAESITGYTAAELEETVVRAESIIHPEDREQLWEDHVAAVEERGTFDSTYRIITKGGDVRWIRDQGQLIENPATGEQVIDGFITNISEQVKRKQELTTVQRRFEAVLENTTTPMFLKADDGSYIFVNQEYRDLFGLEDEEIIGRTDQDLHPPEVAAAVQRNDQAVLERGEAVEAEERLLVDTEERVFLATKVPVYDTGERSDSDDPVGIFGVATDITERLLEQQRLSVLNRMLRHNIRNELNIIMGYVETVRELHSDEPTDEALQTIHERCEQLLQESRKVHEFQQLLDRERRDHRSLRTVVNTLREEAARFPDAEFEVVCDSGEDASVLDIVEVALVELVENAFVHGDENGPVRVTVERPSPSHVAFSIRDEGPGLPEMEQRVLDGAVEEPLNHSQGFGLWMAYWLVQITGGSITQKEDERPGTTLRVHVPVTDGGN; the protein is encoded by the coding sequence GTGGGTATCACAGAACCCACGAGTGAATCGAAGGGGGCGATTCACGTTCTGCACGTCGACGACGAGCCGGAGGTCGTCGAGCGGGCTGCGGCGTTCCTCGAACGGGAGGACAACCACATTACCGTCCAGTCGGCGACCAGCCCCGCCGACGCGTTGGAAACGTTCGACGGGAGCAGGATCGACTGTGTGGTCTCGGGCTACGAGATGCCCGAACAGAACGGTATCGAGTTCCTCGAGCGCGTTCGCGATGAGTACGGCGACGTTCCGTTCATCCTCTATACGGCCAAGGGCTCCGAGGAGGTCGCCAGTGAGGCGATCTCTGCCGGCGTGACCGACTACCTCCAGAAGGAATCGACGACGAGTCAGTACACCGTCCTCGCCAATCGGATCCGCAACGCGGTGGAACAGCACCGGTCACGACGGGCCGTCGAGGAGACCGAACGGAAGCTCTCGGAACTGGCCGAGCGATCGGACGACATCCTGTTCATGTTCAACCGCGACTGGAGCGAGCTCCTGTTCATCAATTCCGCCTACGAGGAGGTGTGGGGCGGGTCAGTCGAACGGCTGGAGGAAGAACCGAAGTCGTTCATCGAGCACGTCCACCCCGACGATCGGGAGGAAGCTCGGGCGTCGATGGAGCGACTCGCGAACGGGGAGTCGTCCCGAATCGAGTATCGCGTCGTGCAGCCGAACGGTGAACAACGGTGGGTTCGGGGCGACACCCAGCCGATCGTGGACGAAGCCGGGAACGTGACGCGGATCGTCGGGCAAGTCCGCGATGTCACGGAGCAAAAGGGGCGGGAACTGCACCTCGAGACGATCATTAACAACCTTCCGGGGTACGTGTACCGGCACGAGTACGCGCCGGAGTACCCACTCGAGTTCGTCAAGGGGGACGCCGAATCGATCACCGGCTACACGGCGGCGGAGTTGGAGGAGACCGTCGTTCGCGCTGAGAGCATCATCCACCCGGAGGACCGTGAGCAGCTTTGGGAGGACCACGTCGCGGCGGTCGAGGAACGCGGAACGTTCGATTCGACGTACCGGATCATCACCAAAGGCGGCGACGTCCGATGGATACGCGATCAGGGGCAACTGATCGAGAACCCCGCCACCGGCGAACAGGTCATCGACGGCTTCATAACGAACATTTCCGAGCAAGTAAAGCGGAAACAGGAGTTGACGACGGTTCAGCGGCGGTTCGAGGCCGTTCTCGAGAACACGACGACGCCGATGTTCTTGAAAGCCGACGACGGGTCGTACATCTTCGTCAACCAGGAGTACCGTGATCTGTTCGGGTTGGAGGACGAGGAGATCATCGGCCGGACCGATCAGGACCTCCATCCCCCGGAGGTGGCCGCCGCGGTCCAGCGCAACGACCAAGCCGTCCTCGAACGGGGGGAGGCGGTGGAGGCCGAAGAGCGCCTGCTGGTCGATACTGAAGAGCGCGTCTTCCTGGCGACCAAGGTCCCGGTGTACGACACGGGGGAGCGGTCCGACTCCGACGACCCGGTGGGGATATTCGGCGTCGCGACCGACATCACCGAACGCTTGCTCGAGCAACAGCGACTGAGCGTTCTCAACCGGATGCTGCGGCACAACATACGCAACGAGTTGAACATCATCATGGGGTACGTCGAGACGGTTCGGGAGTTACACTCCGACGAGCCGACCGACGAAGCCCTCCAAACGATACACGAACGCTGTGAGCAGTTGCTTCAGGAGAGCAGGAAGGTCCACGAGTTCCAACAGTTGCTCGACCGGGAGCGCCGCGACCACCGCTCGCTCCGAACGGTCGTCAACACGCTTCGCGAGGAAGCGGCGCGGTTCCCTGACGCCGAGTTCGAAGTCGTCTGTGACTCGGGCGAGGACGCCTCAGTCCTCGACATCGTGGAGGTGGCGCTGGTCGAACTGGTGGAGAACGCGTTCGTACACGGGGACGAGAACGGTCCGGTCCGCGTGACAGTCGAGCGGCCATCGCCGTCCCACGTCGCGTTCTCGATCAGGGACGAGGGACCAGGGTTACCGGAGATGGAACAACGGGTGCTCGACGGCGCGGTCGAGGAACCGCTGAACCACAGCCAAGGGTTCGGCCTGTGGATGGCCTACTGGCTCGTCCAGATCACGGGTGGGTCGATCACGCAGAAAGAGGACGAACGACCGGGTACGACGCTCCGGGTCCACGTTCCCGTCACCGACGGTGGCAACTGA